Genomic window (Subtercola endophyticus):
GCCGAGCCCTATGGAATCGCGCAGCACGTCGCCGATGTGAGAGCCATCGTCGAAGCCCTTCGGCTCGACTCCGGCGACCATCGGCGTGATCTAGTGATCGTCGGGCACTCGCTCGGTGCATTCGTGGGCCTTTCGGTGTTGCGCGCCATGCCGTCGGTCTTCAGCCGCGCGTTTTTCGCCGACGGTGGTCTGCCGCTCACCGTTCCCCTGAACATCGATGACGTCGATCTGGTCGAGGCCGTGCTCGGTCTTGCCGTCGCCAGACGCACGGAACTGACGTTCACGAGCAAAGCCCTCTACCGCAAGTTCTGGCGCCTGCACCCCGGTCTCGCCGCCGCCTGGAGTGAAAGGCTCGGTCTGATGGCCGACTACGACCTCGTCGAGATCTTGGCGGCCGACGGCAGTCTGCGGTACCGGCCGGTTTCACGCAGGGAAGCCATCGAAGCCGACGCGCGCGAGCTGTACGGCAGCCACGCGATTCGAGAGCTGTTGACGGGGTTCGGCGAGGGCGGGGCGGATGCACCGACGATCAGCGTGCTCACCGCGCCACGCGGACTGCTCAACGAGGCGCCCGGCGTGTACAGCGAGTCCGAGCTGGCGGGGTGGAAGAGCGAATTCCCCTTCATCACGTTCGTCGAAGTGCCGAATGTGAACCATTACAGCCTCGTACTGGCCGCCAAGGGTGCGTCGGCTATCGCCGCCGAACTACGACGAGCGCTCGCTTGCGTCTAGGGCCCTGCGTCTGAGCCCCTGCGTCTGGGGCACCCGGGTCTGGGGCCCGTGAGTCTGGCGTCAGCGGGCGGCTCCGGCC
Coding sequences:
- a CDS encoding alpha/beta fold hydrolase, with the protein product MTYLTYDIPVAGGPLRVGEWRPENTTESAGDAPVILALHGMTGSHLSWQFLAAEFAEARIIAPDLRGRGLSAELAEPYGIAQHVADVRAIVEALRLDSGDHRRDLVIVGHSLGAFVGLSVLRAMPSVFSRAFFADGGLPLTVPLNIDDVDLVEAVLGLAVARRTELTFTSKALYRKFWRLHPGLAAAWSERLGLMADYDLVEILAADGSLRYRPVSRREAIEADARELYGSHAIRELLTGFGEGGADAPTISVLTAPRGLLNEAPGVYSESELAGWKSEFPFITFVEVPNVNHYSLVLAAKGASAIAAELRRALACV